One part of the Thermodesulfovibrio sp. 3462-1 genome encodes these proteins:
- a CDS encoding pyridoxal phosphate-dependent aminotransferase family protein, with protein sequence MDSKVVQNESMDIRKTDPFEKCFKFKEQLQKIQSMGIYPYFRMIESAQGPEVIMNGRKMIMIGSNNYLGLTNHPKVKEAAINAIKKYGTGCAGSRFLNGTLDIHVELEEKLAKFTRKEAALVFTTGFQVNLGVISSLIGKDDVVIIDKMDHASIVDGCRLSFGEVKRYKHNDMEDLERILKETEGKSKLVVVDGVFSMEGDIVKLPEVVALCKKYGARVMVDDAHGIGVLGKTGRGTVEHFELEKDVDLIMGTYSKSLASIGGFIAGDKDVINYIKHFARAFIFSASPPPASVAAVSAAIDIIENEPERREQLWKNTNKMLKGFKELGFDIGVAETPIIPVIVGDDELAFKFVMMLQQEGIFANVAVSPAVPPGKALIRTSYMATHTDEHLDKVLEAFHKVGKALGVI encoded by the coding sequence ATGGACAGCAAAGTGGTACAGAATGAATCAATGGATATAAGAAAAACGGATCCTTTTGAGAAGTGTTTTAAATTTAAAGAACAACTCCAGAAGATCCAATCCATGGGTATTTATCCTTACTTCAGAATGATTGAATCTGCTCAAGGACCAGAAGTAATAATGAATGGCCGAAAAATGATTATGATTGGATCAAACAACTATCTTGGGCTTACAAATCATCCAAAGGTTAAAGAAGCTGCAATCAATGCAATTAAAAAATATGGAACTGGATGTGCAGGCTCAAGATTTCTTAACGGAACTCTTGACATTCATGTAGAACTTGAAGAGAAACTGGCAAAATTTACAAGAAAGGAAGCTGCTCTTGTCTTTACCACTGGATTTCAAGTAAATCTTGGAGTAATTTCATCATTGATCGGGAAAGATGATGTTGTAATAATTGATAAAATGGACCATGCGAGCATTGTTGACGGATGCCGTCTCTCCTTTGGTGAAGTAAAAAGATACAAGCATAATGACATGGAAGATCTTGAAAGAATTCTTAAGGAAACTGAAGGAAAATCTAAACTTGTTGTAGTTGACGGTGTATTTAGTATGGAAGGTGATATAGTGAAGCTTCCTGAAGTTGTAGCTTTATGCAAAAAATATGGTGCAAGGGTAATGGTTGATGATGCCCATGGAATTGGTGTTCTTGGTAAAACAGGGCGTGGAACCGTGGAACATTTTGAACTGGAAAAAGATGTTGACCTTATAATGGGAACATACAGCAAGTCTCTTGCCTCAATTGGCGGATTTATAGCAGGCGATAAAGATGTTATAAACTATATCAAGCATTTTGCGAGAGCATTCATTTTTAGTGCAAGCCCTCCACCTGCATCAGTTGCTGCAGTTTCAGCAGCAATTGACATAATTGAAAACGAACCAGAAAGAAGAGAGCAACTCTGGAAAAACACAAATAAAATGTTAAAAGGATTTAAAGAACTGGGTTTTGATATCGGAGTAGCAGAAACACCGATAATTCCTGTAATTGTAGGAGATGATGAGCTTGCATTCAAGTTTGTTATGATGCTTCAGCAAGAGGGAATTTTTGCAAATGTAGCAGTTTCTCCTGCTGTTCCACCTGGAAAAGCGCTCATAAGAACAAGTTATATGGCAACTCATACAGATGAACACCTTGATAAAGTTCTTGAGGCATTTCATAAGGTTGGAAAAGCATTGGGAGTAATTTAG
- a CDS encoding co-chaperone GroES, with the protein MKIKPLKDRVVVKFSSEELEKTPGGIYVPDVAKEKPQKGTVIEVGSEVKEVKVGDTVLFDKYAGSKIKIDDVEYLIIKEEEILGIVEK; encoded by the coding sequence ATGAAGATTAAGCCACTTAAAGACAGAGTAGTTGTAAAGTTTTCATCTGAAGAGCTTGAAAAAACACCTGGAGGAATCTATGTGCCGGATGTGGCAAAAGAAAAACCTCAGAAAGGCACGGTGATTGAAGTTGGTTCAGAGGTAAAAGAGGTAAAAGTAGGTGATACAGTTCTGTTTGACAAATATGCTGGTTCAAAAATCAAAATTGACGATGTAGAGTATTTAATTATTAAAGAAGAAGAAATTCTTGGAATAGTAGAAAAATAA
- a CDS encoding prepilin-type N-terminal cleavage/methylation domain-containing protein, whose product MKKGYSIVEILIVIAIMGILAGGIISAYRFIAKENVTRHLFAKQESDVAVLVNQLLKDVESAGFGIDANTLASNTTISGGTLQFPSLASRAERWSGCWAVVKNGTLTIQSKNFLGQNCEFPSAWYIVLDPVNKTNLCPSNSDYLCSDLTGMSGIAFYATTNDDYKYPQSFMVIYNLTQTNLPKECASGTWNLTKTLGTQGQPGYQAKQPVISCVFPNGFRVKAGIQRGNSINYQDAVSSSDIQNHNLKLFRICLIFQVGSAQSTPSAQPGFSTLCGGGPNIDPTWWNNTGRWYRWKVIEQDISLNNYQ is encoded by the coding sequence ATGAAAAAAGGGTATTCAATTGTTGAAATCCTTATTGTTATTGCTATAATGGGGATTCTGGCTGGAGGGATTATTTCTGCTTATCGCTTTATAGCAAAGGAAAATGTAACAAGGCACTTGTTTGCAAAGCAGGAGTCTGATGTAGCTGTGCTTGTAAATCAACTTTTAAAAGATGTTGAGTCCGCAGGCTTTGGAATTGATGCTAATACATTGGCATCTAACACAACAATATCTGGAGGGACTTTACAATTTCCTTCTTTAGCTTCAAGGGCAGAAAGATGGTCAGGATGCTGGGCAGTAGTGAAGAATGGTACATTAACAATACAAAGTAAGAATTTTTTAGGACAGAACTGTGAGTTTCCCAGTGCATGGTATATTGTCCTTGATCCTGTAAATAAAACAAATTTATGTCCATCAAATTCTGACTATTTATGCAGTGATTTAACAGGTATGAGTGGGATTGCTTTTTATGCTACAACAAACGATGATTATAAATATCCTCAATCTTTTATGGTTATTTATAATCTTACGCAGACAAACTTACCTAAGGAATGCGCCAGTGGAACATGGAATCTTACTAAAACTCTTGGAACACAAGGGCAGCCTGGTTATCAGGCAAAACAGCCAGTTATCTCCTGCGTTTTCCCCAATGGATTTAGAGTCAAAGCAGGAATACAGAGGGGTAATTCAATTAACTATCAAGATGCGGTTTCTTCTTCGGATATTCAAAATCATAATCTTAAGTTATTTCGAATATGCCTGATTTTTCAGGTTGGTTCAGCTCAGAGTACTCCGTCAGCTCAACCAGGGTTTAGTACATTATGCGGAGGAGGTCCTAATATAGATCCTACATGGTGGAATAATACAGGGAGGTGGTATAGATGGAAGGTTATAGAGCAAGATATTTCATTAAACAATTATCAATAA
- a CDS encoding PilC/PilY family type IV pilus protein yields MLIKDNPAVQSTSIDMGNYCYSPPSIAQSASPNVLFVIDVSGSMSWCAYNPDASKSGCCLNSSGCGWTYNGNEEGYFSPDKIYQYNSSTGYWQETTGTASTCPNRSNDISTSKKYQGACLNFLYMKRVDLVRWAITGGRLDSCTSNDPKRCDPELYGQPSAQLSCDSYGCVLKSESGQRVKVPWQRITDSLTFQFRNLSLQPRLGVMFYSDTGVRSNKVYIGDFTGSSNFDSVNPYKNLIAAINYESPSGSTPTAPALWDAYNYFAQNTPEYGGFTPQQGAGDQWRNPMYQCFDENNNGVCEGSELKLVACAKNFVILLTDGQWNYGGKPVTRTCSINTGYERNSADPVVPAYWLHKKGFTNSKTNIFSYVEAIYGIGLWLGGTGEKSLKQVAMYGSFNRSKQWPDGLSDYPKSYCGPIDDCCDDSNCGRGSSCANLPPSSSDWDKDGDGKPDTFYSASNAIEIKEAIKNALFDILRRASSGSTVATLASRTGISSLVIQPYFYPKYQRDDGTELSWLGFLRSFWVDLKQNLREDSVVNKILDIAQNTWDKIIQFIKVQDETKIAVLVGDTDSGNNACQLEDIKDLNQVKAVFDSGCQLAQNSASVRTIKYNKDGTLTNFNTSEASYLASIWQTVDSTIDSTKAGCIIRYLRGEDLSNDSTCKSLPYVQRPRELKISSFCNANLTATWKLGDIINSTPSVVSDQPVNIYHIKYGDSSYAEFIRNNSYRNRPTIAFVGANDGMLHAFRVGTAVNQRDPEHPTKIQNAPNDTGTDKIGQEEWAFIPKNAIPYLIWYGKSDYCHVPTVDYRTIVVDAKINGQWRTLLVGAMGFGGKAIPQTNPQYSSSVFVLDITDPTSPQLVWESRLPDNTLTLSFPAVLKADDWYLVIGSGPNDPKGESSSTAKIYFFRLADGYLTKTLTVKDGNQTVTAAVGDIMPVDFDFDYSDDVLYFGTYTTNSGNFYRIYLKGKTVSGLSDSDITKAVSVSRPVFAAANFTVDEFGKLWVFFGTGRYLNNTDKTISYTNYFIGFKDECKESGCSYILGSSGMANTTSTQIQATVTEVKKICSCDSSGCSQVDVVYDTTAVTTAVEPEHGWYYQLPGEAIISQPAVFGGNVDVLVFAPPQDICAYGGNTELMALYYKTGTPNPRPAVLSSLATSGTQGTVTVYAKIPIGSGAPPFGNPFQITQGTSSKEYTKFVQVSTGAVLRIGQQVAPGYESRFISWIEK; encoded by the coding sequence TTGCTAATTAAGGATAATCCAGCTGTACAGTCAACTTCAATTGATATGGGAAATTACTGTTATAGTCCTCCATCAATAGCTCAAAGTGCTTCTCCGAATGTTCTATTTGTAATAGATGTAAGTGGTTCAATGTCATGGTGTGCTTATAATCCAGACGCTTCTAAAAGCGGCTGCTGTCTCAACTCATCAGGATGTGGATGGACATACAATGGAAATGAAGAGGGATACTTTAGCCCGGATAAAATTTATCAATATAATTCTTCGACGGGTTATTGGCAAGAAACAACAGGAACTGCTTCTACATGTCCTAACAGGTCTAATGATATAAGTACATCTAAAAAATATCAAGGTGCTTGTCTTAATTTCCTCTATATGAAAAGGGTTGACCTTGTAAGATGGGCAATAACAGGAGGACGCCTTGATTCATGCACATCAAATGATCCAAAAAGATGTGATCCTGAACTTTACGGACAGCCTTCTGCCCAGCTTAGCTGTGATAGTTATGGATGTGTTCTTAAATCAGAATCAGGACAAAGAGTAAAAGTTCCATGGCAAAGGATAACGGATAGTCTAACCTTTCAATTTAGAAATTTAAGTTTGCAACCAAGATTGGGAGTAATGTTTTATAGTGACACAGGTGTAAGAAGTAATAAAGTATACATTGGAGATTTTACTGGAAGTTCTAATTTTGACAGTGTTAATCCATATAAAAATTTAATTGCTGCAATAAACTATGAATCCCCATCTGGTTCAACTCCTACTGCTCCAGCTTTGTGGGATGCATATAACTACTTTGCACAGAATACGCCTGAATATGGAGGTTTTACTCCCCAACAAGGTGCAGGAGATCAGTGGCGTAATCCAATGTATCAATGTTTTGATGAAAATAATAATGGAGTATGTGAGGGAAGCGAGCTCAAGCTTGTAGCATGTGCTAAAAACTTTGTAATACTTCTTACTGATGGACAGTGGAATTATGGTGGAAAGCCGGTGACAAGAACATGCAGTATAAACACAGGATATGAGCGTAATTCAGCAGATCCTGTTGTTCCTGCTTATTGGCTTCACAAAAAGGGATTCACTAATTCAAAAACAAACATTTTTTCCTATGTTGAGGCAATTTATGGCATAGGACTCTGGCTTGGAGGAACAGGAGAAAAATCACTGAAACAGGTTGCCATGTATGGCTCCTTTAATAGAAGCAAACAATGGCCTGACGGTCTTAGTGATTATCCTAAATCATACTGTGGACCAATTGATGATTGTTGTGATGATTCTAACTGCGGTAGAGGAAGCTCATGTGCAAATCTTCCACCATCTTCTTCTGACTGGGATAAAGATGGAGACGGCAAGCCTGATACTTTTTATTCAGCTTCTAATGCAATTGAGATAAAAGAGGCAATAAAAAATGCTTTATTTGACATACTCAGACGAGCTTCCTCTGGTTCTACTGTGGCAACCCTTGCTTCAAGGACAGGAATATCAAGTCTTGTTATTCAGCCATATTTTTATCCAAAATATCAGAGAGATGATGGAACAGAACTAAGCTGGCTTGGATTTTTACGTAGTTTCTGGGTTGACCTAAAACAGAATTTAAGAGAAGACAGTGTGGTAAATAAAATTCTTGATATAGCACAAAATACCTGGGATAAAATTATTCAGTTTATCAAAGTTCAAGACGAGACAAAAATAGCGGTTCTTGTAGGTGATACTGACAGTGGAAACAATGCATGTCAACTTGAAGATATTAAAGACTTAAATCAGGTTAAAGCAGTTTTTGACAGTGGATGCCAGCTTGCACAAAACTCCGCATCAGTAAGAACAATAAAATACAACAAAGACGGAACTCTAACAAATTTCAACACTTCTGAAGCATCATATCTTGCCAGTATCTGGCAGACAGTTGACTCAACAATTGATTCAACAAAGGCTGGCTGCATAATAAGATATCTCAGAGGTGAGGATTTATCAAATGATTCAACATGTAAGAGTCTTCCCTATGTGCAGAGACCGAGAGAATTAAAGATAAGTTCTTTTTGCAATGCAAACCTGACAGCAACATGGAAGCTTGGAGACATAATAAATTCAACCCCTTCGGTTGTCTCTGATCAGCCTGTAAATATTTACCACATAAAATATGGAGATAGCTCCTATGCTGAATTTATTAGAAATAATAGCTATAGAAATCGTCCAACAATTGCGTTTGTTGGAGCAAACGATGGAATGCTTCATGCCTTTAGAGTGGGCACAGCTGTAAATCAGCGAGATCCTGAACACCCTACAAAAATTCAGAATGCACCTAATGATACAGGAACTGATAAAATCGGGCAAGAAGAATGGGCATTTATACCAAAAAATGCCATACCATATTTAATCTGGTATGGAAAATCTGATTACTGCCATGTTCCAACAGTTGATTATAGAACCATTGTTGTTGATGCTAAGATTAACGGACAGTGGAGAACTCTTCTTGTTGGAGCAATGGGATTTGGAGGGAAGGCGATTCCACAGACAAATCCTCAATATTCATCAAGTGTATTTGTGCTTGATATTACTGATCCTACATCACCTCAGCTTGTGTGGGAGAGCCGTCTACCTGATAATACACTCACTCTTTCTTTTCCAGCTGTGTTGAAAGCTGATGATTGGTATTTAGTGATTGGCTCTGGTCCGAATGATCCTAAAGGGGAAAGCTCTTCCACTGCAAAAATATATTTTTTCAGACTTGCTGATGGCTACCTTACAAAAACTCTGACAGTAAAAGACGGGAATCAGACAGTAACAGCAGCAGTTGGCGATATCATGCCTGTTGATTTTGATTTTGACTACTCTGATGATGTGCTTTACTTTGGGACATATACCACAAACTCTGGAAATTTTTACAGGATTTATTTAAAAGGTAAGACCGTATCTGGACTTTCAGATAGTGATATTACTAAAGCTGTTTCAGTTTCAAGGCCAGTATTTGCAGCAGCGAATTTTACTGTTGATGAATTTGGCAAGCTATGGGTATTTTTTGGCACAGGAAGATATCTTAATAATACTGATAAAACAATTTCATATACAAACTACTTTATTGGATTTAAGGATGAATGTAAGGAAAGCGGTTGTAGTTATATTCTGGGTAGTTCAGGAATGGCAAATACAACCAGCACTCAAATTCAGGCAACAGTAACAGAGGTAAAAAAGATCTGCTCCTGTGATTCTTCTGGATGTAGTCAGGTTGATGTTGTTTATGATACAACTGCTGTAACTACAGCAGTTGAACCTGAGCATGGATGGTATTATCAACTTCCTGGAGAGGCTATTATATCTCAGCCGGCTGTGTTTGGAGGAAATGTTGATGTGCTTGTTTTTGCTCCTCCACAAGATATTTGCGCTTATGGAGGAAATACTGAATTGATGGCGTTATATTACAAGACAGGAACTCCTAATCCAAGACCTGCTGTGCTTTCAAGTCTTGCAACCAGTGGAACACAAGGTACTGTAACTGTTTATGCAAAAATTCCTATTGGAAGCGGCGCTCCTCCGTTTGGGAATCCGTTCCAGATTACTCAGGGAACAAGTTCAAAAGAATATACAAAGTTTGTGCAGGTATCAACAGGAGCTGTTTTAAGGATAGGACAACAAGTAGCCCCAGGATATGAAAGCAGGTTCATCTCATGGATAGAAAAATAG
- a CDS encoding chordopoxvirus fusion protein, translated as MLFSSEIIEELEKLDPHIRSAFLKILKLIEKAIGEVVKREDFLELKKEVERLANIVTELAEAQRKSEQRLTRIEQTIAELAEAQKRTEERLNELAEAQTKSEQRLTRIEQTIAELAEAQKRTEEELRQLIGEHKKTREQLGGLTHTVGYVLEDRAYKGLPELIKRDFALQTIDFIKRDYIEISPNRYEEINIFGKGRTDGKEKWILGECKTQLKKTDIDSFLNKIKKIESLLKGEKILITVTYQASPPVRQYAQEKGVKIYFSYEMPL; from the coding sequence ATGCTATTCAGCAGTGAAATAATTGAAGAACTTGAAAAGCTTGATCCGCATATAAGGTCTGCTTTTCTGAAAATTCTTAAACTTATTGAAAAGGCAATAGGTGAAGTAGTAAAACGTGAAGATTTTCTTGAACTTAAAAAAGAAGTTGAAAGACTGGCAAACATTGTAACTGAACTTGCTGAAGCCCAAAGAAAATCCGAACAAAGACTTACCCGAATTGAACAAACTATTGCTGAACTTGCTGAAGCCCAAAAACGCACTGAAGAAAGACTTAACGAACTTGCTGAAGCCCAAACAAAATCCGAACAAAGACTTACCCGAATTGAACAAACTATTGCTGAACTTGCTGAAGCCCAAAAACGCACTGAAGAAGAACTGAGACAACTTATAGGTGAACACAAGAAAACAAGAGAGCAACTTGGAGGACTCACTCACACAGTAGGTTATGTTCTTGAAGACAGAGCATACAAAGGACTACCTGAACTAATAAAAAGAGATTTTGCTCTGCAAACCATAGATTTTATTAAAAGAGACTACATTGAAATTTCACCAAACAGATACGAAGAGATAAACATCTTTGGCAAAGGTAGAACAGACGGTAAAGAAAAATGGATACTCGGAGAATGCAAAACCCAGCTTAAAAAGACAGACATAGACAGCTTTCTCAACAAAATCAAAAAAATTGAATCACTTCTCAAAGGAGAAAAAATACTCATAACAGTTACCTATCAGGCATCACCACCTGTGAGACAGTATGCTCAAGAAAAAGGCGTAAAAATTTACTTCTCCTATGAAATGCCTCTATAA
- a CDS encoding prepilin-type N-terminal cleavage/methylation domain-containing protein produces the protein MDRKIAGFSLFELLVSFAILSILMYVGISQYARYKAERELVRQANMLADEISWIRSQSIAKEPHGIKIDVKNYIIFKDDGDCQLTDNDTIVSRNNFLTGISADTLTVVFDRRGYCYNTSCGLGSSSITLRNDRGSTRLICISRYGRIRVETEKCPD, from the coding sequence ATGGATAGAAAAATAGCAGGATTCAGCCTTTTTGAGCTTTTGGTGAGTTTTGCTATTCTGTCAATTCTTATGTATGTGGGTATTTCTCAATATGCAAGATATAAAGCAGAAAGAGAGCTTGTGCGTCAGGCAAACATGCTTGCAGATGAAATAAGCTGGATAAGGTCACAGTCAATAGCAAAAGAGCCTCACGGAATAAAAATTGATGTAAAAAACTATATAATATTTAAAGATGATGGAGATTGTCAATTAACTGATAATGATACTATTGTCAGTAGAAATAATTTTTTAACCGGGATTTCAGCAGATACATTAACTGTGGTTTTTGACAGAAGAGGATATTGTTATAATACCAGCTGTGGACTTGGTAGTAGCAGTATTACGCTCAGAAATGATAGAGGATCAACAAGATTAATATGCATCTCTCGGTATGGAAGAATAAGAGTAGAGACAGAGAAATGTCCAGATTAA
- a CDS encoding response regulator transcription factor has protein sequence MKILLIEDDKALGESIQEYFKLHNIETVWIHDERKLPNLLKVYEFDVIVLDLMLKFSHGEDLITFIRGNKINTPILILTAKTELSSKEECFLRGADDYLSKPFEPKELLLRVRALSKRVQIESILNIGDVTINIDAKTIWKNNREIKLSKTAWDLLTLLIKRKGEIVSSETILNYVWGGKAVGDEVVRAYIKELRKILPHDSIKTYKGRGYMLDNIKEN, from the coding sequence ATGAAAATTCTTCTCATTGAAGACGACAAAGCTCTTGGTGAAAGCATACAGGAGTATTTCAAACTTCATAACATCGAAACAGTATGGATTCACGATGAGAGAAAACTCCCAAATCTTCTTAAAGTTTATGAATTTGATGTGATTGTCCTTGATCTTATGTTAAAATTTTCCCATGGAGAAGATTTAATAACATTTATTAGAGGCAATAAAATAAATACGCCGATTTTAATTCTTACAGCCAAAACCGAGCTTTCAAGCAAAGAAGAATGCTTTTTAAGAGGAGCCGATGATTATCTCTCAAAGCCTTTTGAACCAAAAGAGCTATTACTGAGAGTCAGGGCATTAAGCAAAAGAGTTCAAATAGAAAGTATTTTAAATATCGGAGATGTTACGATCAATATTGATGCAAAAACAATTTGGAAAAATAACAGAGAAATAAAACTTTCAAAAACAGCGTGGGATTTATTAACTCTATTGATAAAAAGAAAGGGAGAAATAGTTAGCTCTGAAACAATTCTAAACTATGTCTGGGGTGGAAAAGCAGTGGGAGATGAAGTTGTAAGAGCTTACATTAAGGAGCTGAGAAAAATTCTGCCTCATGACAGTATTAAAACATACAAAGGAAGAGGATACATGTTAGACAATATAAAGGAGAATTAA
- a CDS encoding prepilin-type N-terminal cleavage/methylation domain-containing protein produces the protein MSRLNSKGFTLIELLIATIIVLVVMLGLLKGILEYEKFTTRAKMKDRATEISRQFASYIETLPYASDGSGITSILYTNKSEWNNVQCSSTSCVFFEQHPEFYDIGSPTLSNPINVSSNLRLYPSANNAGAQCSCKGGNCPTTLPVCTYEGFSGRRIYVAVNIARMVDDYGRETGKAASVMVWYFEPFTDELKKMATLVIKEKK, from the coding sequence ATGTCCAGATTAAATAGCAAAGGCTTTACATTGATTGAACTTTTGATTGCAACGATTATTGTTTTAGTTGTCATGCTCGGGCTTTTAAAAGGTATTCTTGAATACGAAAAATTCACTACAAGAGCAAAAATGAAGGACAGAGCAACTGAGATATCAAGACAATTTGCATCTTATATTGAGACTCTTCCCTATGCAAGCGATGGAAGTGGTATTACATCAATACTTTATACAAATAAATCTGAGTGGAATAATGTTCAATGTAGCTCTACATCATGCGTTTTTTTTGAACAACACCCAGAGTTTTACGACATAGGCTCACCAACTCTTTCTAATCCAATTAATGTTTCTTCCAATCTAAGGCTTTATCCATCAGCAAACAATGCTGGCGCACAATGTTCTTGCAAAGGAGGCAACTGTCCTACAACACTTCCAGTATGCACATATGAGGGATTTTCAGGAAGACGAATTTATGTAGCAGTCAATATCGCAAGAATGGTGGATGATTATGGAAGAGAAACTGGCAAGGCAGCATCAGTAATGGTATGGTATTTTGAGCCATTTACAGATGAACTTAAGAAAATGGCAACTCTGGTAATTAAGGAGAAGAAATGA
- the groL gene encoding chaperonin GroEL (60 kDa chaperone family; promotes refolding of misfolded polypeptides especially under stressful conditions; forms two stacked rings of heptamers to form a barrel-shaped 14mer; ends can be capped by GroES; misfolded proteins enter the barrel where they are refolded when GroES binds): MAAKQLIFGDSARQAILKGVTILTDAVKATLGPRGRNVVIERKFGSPNVTKDGVTVAKEIDLKDPFENMGAQLVREVASKTSDVAGDGTTTATVLAYAIYKEGLKYVSAGANSMDLKRGIDKAVEAVVEELKKISKPVADKKEIAQVGTISANNDASIGELIAEAMDKVGKDGVITVEEAKGMATTLDIVEGMQFDRGYISPYFITDPERLECVLEDAFILIHDKKISGMKDLLPILEQIARMGKPLLIIAEDVEGEALATLVVNKLRGVLQVCAVKAPGFGERRKAMLEDIAILTGGTVISEDLGIKLENVKIDDLGRAKKIIVDKDNTTIVEGAGDPQKIQARIKQIKVQIEETTSDYDREKLQERLAKLAGGVARINVGAATEAEMKEKKARVEDALNATRAAVEEGIVPGGGVALLRCQKALENLKADNHDQQLGIEIVKKALEEPIKQIIANAGVEATLIVEKVKENSNINFGYDAYQEKFVDMMEAGIIDPTKVTRTALQNAASVAGLMLTTEVLVSEIPEEEKKPPMPSPDMY, translated from the coding sequence ATGGCAGCAAAGCAGTTAATATTTGGTGATTCAGCAAGACAAGCAATTCTTAAAGGCGTTACAATTCTTACAGATGCCGTCAAAGCAACATTAGGACCAAGGGGAAGAAATGTAGTAATTGAGAGAAAATTTGGTTCTCCCAATGTAACAAAAGATGGAGTTACAGTTGCTAAAGAAATAGACCTTAAAGATCCCTTTGAAAACATGGGTGCACAGCTTGTAAGAGAAGTTGCATCAAAAACTTCTGATGTTGCCGGTGATGGAACAACCACAGCAACTGTATTAGCCTATGCAATTTACAAAGAAGGTCTTAAATATGTATCAGCTGGTGCTAATTCAATGGATCTAAAGAGGGGAATTGATAAAGCTGTTGAAGCAGTTGTTGAGGAACTTAAAAAGATTTCAAAGCCTGTTGCAGATAAAAAAGAGATAGCACAGGTAGGAACAATTTCTGCTAATAATGATGCTTCAATTGGTGAACTTATTGCTGAGGCAATGGACAAGGTTGGGAAAGATGGTGTTATTACTGTTGAAGAAGCAAAAGGAATGGCAACAACTCTTGACATAGTTGAGGGAATGCAGTTTGACCGTGGATATATCTCACCATATTTTATAACTGATCCTGAGCGTCTTGAATGTGTTCTTGAGGATGCCTTTATTTTAATTCATGATAAGAAAATTTCAGGCATGAAGGACCTCCTTCCAATTCTTGAGCAGATTGCAAGAATGGGCAAACCCCTTTTAATTATTGCAGAAGATGTTGAAGGTGAAGCTCTTGCCACATTGGTTGTAAACAAGCTAAGAGGAGTGCTTCAGGTTTGTGCAGTAAAAGCACCTGGATTTGGAGAGAGAAGAAAGGCAATGCTTGAGGATATTGCCATTCTTACCGGCGGAACAGTAATTTCAGAGGATCTTGGAATTAAGCTTGAAAATGTAAAGATTGATGACCTCGGAAGAGCAAAGAAAATCATTGTTGACAAAGACAACACCACAATTGTTGAAGGAGCAGGAGATCCTCAGAAGATTCAGGCAAGAATTAAACAGATAAAAGTTCAGATTGAGGAAACAACATCTGATTATGATCGTGAAAAACTTCAGGAACGCCTTGCAAAACTTGCAGGTGGAGTGGCAAGAATCAATGTTGGTGCAGCAACTGAGGCTGAAATGAAAGAAAAGAAAGCAAGAGTAGAGGATGCTTTGAATGCAACAAGGGCTGCTGTTGAAGAAGGAATTGTTCCTGGCGGTGGAGTAGCACTGCTAAGATGTCAGAAAGCTCTTGAGAATTTAAAAGCTGACAATCATGATCAGCAACTTGGTATAGAGATTGTTAAAAAAGCCCTTGAAGAACCAATAAAACAGATTATAGCAAATGCAGGAGTTGAGGCCACCCTAATCGTTGAAAAAGTTAAAGAAAACAGCAACATCAATTTTGGATATGACGCATATCAGGAAAAGTTTGTTGACATGATGGAAGCAGGCATTATTGATCCTACAAAAGTTACAAGAACTGCTCTTCAGAATGCTGCTTCTGTTGCAGGATTGATGCTTACAACTGAAGTTTTAGTATCTGAAATTCCAGAAGAAGAAAAGAAACCTCCAATGCCTTCCCCTGATATGTATTAA